TCATCCAGTCCGACGGCGCGACCGGCGCGCTCCCCTGCCCGTTCAGCGCATCGATCGCCCATTTGAAGGTGAACGGCACGATCATGGTGAGCGCCTTGGCGATCACCAGCAGCACCATCGACCAGACCACCCGCATTTTCAGGTCGGCCCGCTCTCCCGGCCAGATATACGGCCAGAGCTGCACCAGCGTCGCGGTCAGCGAGGCATTCCCCACCGCGCGGGCGGGACGATTTTGATCGGGCGTATCAGAGACGGTCATTCACAATCCTGCGGCCTCGGGACAAAACGCCCCGCGCCGGGCTTCGATTCGGCAACATAGACCTGTCATATAGGATGGCACAGCCGGTTCCGCATCCGGCCAAGGCGATTTTCTGCCTTCCGGACAGTTGCAGGATAGCCTTTCGTGAAGCCCCGGCTCGTCTTGACGGCGTCATGAGGCAATGCCACATCGAGTCGATGACCAAGACCAATACTATCAAGACTGTCTGCGTTTATTGCGGTTCCGGCCCAGGTACAGACCCCCAGTTCATGCAAGCCGCGAGCGCCCTCGGCAAAGCCTTTGCCGAGGAAGGCATCGGCCTTGTCTATGGCGGCGGCTCCATCGGCCTGATGGGCGCGGTCGCCAATGGCGTTCTCGACCATGGCGGCAAGGTCACCGGCATCATCCCGGATTTTCTCACCGCGCGCGAGAATGCGCTGGACCGCGCGCAGGAACTGATCGTCACCAAGAACATGCATGAGCGCAAGCAGCTCATGTTCGAGTACTCGGATGCCTTCGTCGCCCTGCCCGGCGGCATCGGCACGCTGGAGGAACTGGTCGAGCAGATGACATGGGCGCAGCTCGGCCGCCACGCCAAGCCGGTGCTGCTGGCCAACATCGGCAACTTCTGGGAGCCGCTGCTGTCGCTGCTTGCGCACATGCGCCAGACGGAATTCATCCGTCAGGGACTGGCGGTGAATTTCCTTACCGCCAACCGTGTCGAGGACATCGTGCCGAAGCTGCGGGCGGCGGCACCGGACGGCCCGGCTGTCCTCCAACCGGCGGAAGCCGTTACGGCGCAGATGTGAATTCGCAATCCCCGCCGCGCGACTCCTTGCACTGCTGGTTCCGGCTCGCCGGGATCGCGGGCATTATCGGCGCGCTGTTCTGGATCGCGGGTGACGCGATGATCATCGGCGCGAAAGCGCAACTCTCCGACTATCCGCTGCTGCTGCAAACCTACGCAGGCCGTATCGGCTTCGGCGCGCTGGACATGATGCTGCCCTCCTCCGAGGCGCGGCTTGCCGCCGGTGCGCTGGTCGCGAATGTCGGCATCGTGTTTTATCTCGCAGGGAGCTGGCACCTGTTTCGCGCGCTGCGGCCGGCGGGGCCGAAACTGGCGTGGGCCACTTTTATTCTGCTGATGTGCGGCAACGCATGGTCGCCGCTCGGCCATGCCGCCTTCTATTACGTCGGCATGGTCTACAAGACCGTGCTTGAGGTGCCGGAAGCCGCGCATGGCGCGCTGCTCGCGCTCGGCGAGCATTTCCATCGCGTGCTGATGATTGCGTGGCTCCTGCCGGTCGTCACGCTTGGGCTGGCGTTGCTCCTGCTCGCGATTGCCATCGCGCGCGGCGGTACACTCTATCCGCGCTGGATCGCCCTGCTGTTCAACCCCGTGACATTCCTCGCCATCGGCATCGGTGTGCCGCATTTGCTGCCGCAGCCGCTCCACACATGGTTTGAGGGCGCGGGATTCAACATCGGCTGGCTGTTCGTCTACGGCCTTTCGACCGCGCTATTGTGGCGCGGCCCCGCTACGAGTGCAGCCGAGCGTCAGGCGGGCGCGCCGGACTTCACCAGCTTGTAGGTGAGCGAATCCATCAGCGCCTGGAACGAGGCGTCGATGACGTTGGACGACACGCCGATGGTGGTCCAGCGCGCGCCGTTCTCGTCCTCGCTCTCGATCAGCACGCGCGTCACCGCCTCGGTGCCGCCGTTGAGGATACGCACGCGGTAGTCGGTGAGCTTCAGGCCGTCGATGTATTTCTGGTACTTGCCGAGATCCTTGCGCAGCGCGACGTCGAGTGCGTTGACGGGACCGTTGCCTTCCGCCGCCGAGATCAGCACCTCGCCCGCGACCTCGACCTTCACCACCGCCAGAGCGACGGTCTGTGGACCCTTCCCGTTGGTGCGCTGCTCGACATTGACGTCGAACTGCACGACGCGGAAATAATCCGGCACATGGCCGAGCGTGCGACGCGCCAGCAATTCGAACGACGCATCGGCGGACTCGTAGGCATAGCCGCCCGCTTCCCGCTCCTTCATCTCCTCGACAAGGCGCGTGACCTTCGGATCGTTCTTGTCAAACGCGATGCCCGCGCGTTCCAGCGCCGCGAGCACGTTCGAGCGCCCGGCCTGATCGGACACCAGCACCTGACGGCGGTTGCCGACGGCTTCCGGCGCGATGTGCTCGTAGGTGTGCGGGTCCTTCATCAGCGCCGAGGCATGGATGCCGGTCTTGGTGACGAATGCGTTTTCGCCCACATACGGCGCGTGCCTGTCAGGTACGCGGTTCAGGATGTCGTCGAGCGCGCGCGACACATGCGTCAGCGTCGCGAGCTTCGCATCCGACACGCCGATCTCGAACTGATCCGCGAACGGCTGTTTCAGTTTCAGCGTCGGGATCAGCGAACACAGATTGGCGTTGCCGCATCGCTCGCCGAGACCGTTCAGCGTGCCCTGAATTTGCCGCACGCCCGCGCGCACCGCCGCCAGCGAGTTCGCCACCGCCTGCCCGGTGTCGTCATGCGCATGGATGCCGAGATGCGTGCCGGGGATGTGCTTTGTCACCTCACCGATGATCTTGGTGATTTCCTCTGGCATGGTGCCGCCATTGGTGTCGCACAGCACCACCCAGCGCGCACCGGACTCATACGCAGCCTTCGCGCAGGCCAGCGCGAATTCCGGATCTTCCTTGTACCCGTCGAAGAAATGCTCGCAATCGAGCATCGCTTCGCCGCCTTTTTTCGCCGCCGCGCCGATGCTGTCGCGGATCGCCGCGATGTTCTCTTCCTTCGTCGTCTCCAGCGCGACGCGCACCTGATAGGCGGAGGATTTCGCGACGAGGCAGAAGGCATCGGCCTTGGCTTCCAGCACGCCGACGAAACCGGGATCGTTCGACGCCGAACGGCCAGCACGGCGCACCATGCCGAACGCGGTGAACTTCGCGCGGGCGAATTTCGGGTGCGTGCTGAAGAACTCGCTGTCAGCCGGGTTCGCACCCGGATAGCCGCCCTCGACATAATCCAGACCGAGATCGTCGAGCATCTGCGCAATCACACGCTTGTCGTGCAGCGTGAAGTCCACGCCGCTGGTCTGCGCGCCGTCGCGCAGCGTCGTGTCGAAAAGATAAAGTCGTTCGCGGCTCATGATGCCAACCCTGGATTATCATTGGACGGCGTATCGCCGAGTGCCTTGGTCATGGTGGTGTTGGCGAGCCATTCGTCGCCGATGGAAATCGAATTGCGCCGCTGGCCGAGATAGCCGCGACCCGCGAAAAACTCCTGCGCGGAATCGCTGGCATCGACACTGATGCGCGCGGCACCTCGCGCCGCCGCGAGTTTCTCGATCGCATCGCACAGCGTGCTTGCCACACCCTGCCGCACCGCGCCCGGATGCACGAACAGCATGTCGAGATGGTCGGCGCCCCTCAGCGAGGCAAAGCCGACCGGCGATCCCTGCACCGTCGCGACCAGTGTCAGTTGCGCGCCGAGTTTCTTGCCGAACGCCGCCTCATCCTCGGCGCGCGAGGCCCATGCCTCGCGCTGCGCCTCGGAATAGCTATCCTCGGTCAACTCCTCGATGCTGGCGATGAAGATCGCGGCGAGAATCGAGGTGTCGGCCGGCAGGAACGGCCGCAATCCCACTTTCCGAAGCGCCTGTGCCATCACCAATATCCGAAATACTTGAGTGCGAGCGCGGCCGCGCCTGCGATCACGCACCATTTCAATACGATGTAATATTTCCAGCGACGCGGAAAAGGCGTTTCCGGCGGTTTCATCGCGCGATCTCCCAGGTGGTGCCTTCCTTGGAATCCTTGATAGCGACGCCCATGGCCGCGAGTTCGTCACGGATGCGGTCGGATTCCTTCCAGTCCTTGCGCGCGCGGGCGGCGGTGCGGTCCGCGATGAGCGCGGTGACCTGCGCGGCATCGACTCCGCTCGCTTGCTGCTTGCGCGCATCCCAGTCTGCCTGCGTCTGCGCGAGGAATCCCAGCAGCCGCAGCGAGGCCACGAACTCGGCGCGCGGCGCTTCGCCGCCCTTCTCCGCCTGATGGCGCAAGCCATGCAGCGCCGCGACGGTCTGCGCGGTGTTGAGATCGTCCGCGAGCGTATCGAGCACGGCTCCCGCAGGTTTACTTCCAGCGACATCGCCCGCCGTCGCGTACCAGTCGTCCAGAACCTTCGCGCTCTCCTCCAGCCCCTTCACCGTCCAGTCGATCGGCGAACGATAATGGGTCTTGAGCATGTTGAGACGCACGACCTCGCCCGGCCAATCCTTCAGCAGATCGTTGATCGTGACGAAGTTGCCGAGCGACTTCGACATCTTCTCGCCTTCGACTTGCAGGAAGCCGTTGTGCAGCCAGTAATTCGCCATCGCATGGGTGCCGTGGGCGCAGCGCGATTGCGCGATCTCGTTCTCGTGGTGCGGGAAGATCAGGTCGAGGCCGCCGCCGTGAATGTCGAACACGTCGCCGAGATAGGCGGCACTCATCGCCGAGCATTCGATGTGCCAGCCGGGGCGTCCCCAGCCCCACGGGCTGTCCCAGCCTGGCTCGTCTGCTGAGGATTGCTTCCACAGCACGAAGTCGGCCGGGTTCTTCTTGTGCGCGTCCACCGCGATGCGCGCGCCGGCCTGCTGGTCTTCAAGTTTGCGGCCTGAGAGCTTGCCGTAATCCGGCATCGACGCGGTGTCGAACAGCACCTCGCCATTCGCCGGGTAGGCGTGGCCGCGATCGATCAGCGTCTTGATGAGCGACACCATATCGGCCTTGCCATCAGTGCGCGGCAGCACGAAATCGGTCGCGCGCGGCTCGACGGTCGGCGGCAAACAGCCGAGCGCATCGACATCGGCGTGAAACTGTGTCGCGGTCTTTTCCGTGACCTTGCGGATCGCCTCGTTCAGCGGCAGGCCGGGATAGTCGCGCAGCGCGCGGTCGTTGATCTTGTCATCGACGTCGGTGATGTTGCGCACGTAGGTGACGTGGTTCTCGCCATAGATGTGCCGCAGCAGGCGGAACAGCACGTCGAACACGATGACCGGGCGCGCGTTGCCGATATGGGCGAAGTCATAGACCGTCGGCCCGCACACATACATCCGCACGTTGCGCGGATCGAGCGGCACGAAGGCACGCTTTTCCTTCGACAGCGTATCGTAGAGTTTCAAGTCCATAGACAAACCGTCCGGTTGGGCCGGGGGCGTCCACTACTCTCGATGTGAGAAAAGACGGCTCCAGCCAGCGAATCGCTAGCTAATAATCTCGCGGCAAATGCCGAAAAACGAGGAAGAACCGTTCATGGCCGGCACAATGGCCAGCGGAGGTCGCCCCGTCAAGAGGCAGCCCGGAGCCTTGGTCAATGGCGGCGCAATTCCGCCAAAACGGCCGAGTTAATGATTTTTAACATTTTGGCCTTATCCGTGTCGGTCTCGTGATTCCCGGCTGGTGCTTCCATGCGATTGAGTTCCGCGGCTGCGTTATGCGCCGTTCTCCTGACGACCTCCCCTGTTTTTGCCGACAGCCGGGTTTTCATCGTGGCCAACCAGCCGGACGGCTATGGCATCGACGAATGCCTTGCCAATGGCGCGAGTTGCGGCGCTTCCGCGGCGCGGATGTATTGCGAATCCCATCAATTCGCGCGGGCGAGTTCCTATCACCGCGTCGATACCGACGACATCACCGGCGCCATCCCGGCCTCCACCCGCCCAGCTTCGCGCGCCGACACTTACGTCGCCATCACCTGCCAGCGGTAAATCGCGGCCTCGCCGGCCTGCGTTATTCACCGGAACGCCCGGCGCTGCCTTGAGAGCGCCCAGAAATCGGCGTGACCTTGCCCCCTGAAACGGCTATGCAAACCCGCATTGGCCGCCCCTGCGGCTGCTTTCCCGGATAAGTACTTGGCGATGCTCCCCCGATCCCTGCCGATGCTGGCTGTCCTCGCTGTCGCGGGACTGTCGGCCCCCGCTTTTGCGCAGAATTTCGCCCCGGGCGGCGGCCAGGGCAGCCCGATGTGCCAGCGCCTCGAAGGCCAGTTGGCCGCCATCGACCGCAGCCAGGGCGGGGGCGATGCCGGCAAGGCTGACCAGATCCGGCGCTACGAAGATGCGGCGAACCGCCAGCAGGCTGAACTGGAGCGCGTTCAGGCCCGCGCCCGCGATCAGGGCTGCGACAGCTCCGGGTTCTTCTCGCTGTTCAACGGCCGCTCGGCGCAATGCGGACCGATCAACAATCAGATCCAGCAGATGCGCCAGAACCTCGACCAGATCACCTCCAATCTGGAGCGGCTGCGCGCGGGTTCTGCCAACGGCGCCGACGACCCGCAGCGCCGTTCGGTGATCCTCGCGCTGGCGCAGAACAATTGCGGCCCGCAATACGCCAACATGGCGCGCTCCGGAAACTTCCTGAGCAATTTGTTCGGCGGCGGCCCCTCCGACAACAATGGCGCGGTCGATCCGAACGCGCCGCAATCGGGCACCTACCGGACCGTCTGCGTCAAAAGCTGCGACGGCTCTTACTTCCCGATTTCATTCGCGACCGTGCCGAGCCGCTTCGCGGACGACGAGCGCACCTGCAAGAGCCTGTGCCCGAATGCGCAGGTCACGCTCTACACCTATCACAATCCGGGCGAGGACATCGCGCAGGCCGTCTCGATCAACGGCCAGCCCTACTCGCAATCGCCGAACGCCTTCCACTTCCGCACCCAATACGACAAGACATGCAGTTGCCGCGCGCCGGGCCAGAGCTGGGCCGATGCGCTGAAAAATGTCGATACGTCGAGCGGAGCGGAGCAAGGCGACATCACCGTGACCGAGGACCGCGCCAGGCGGATGTCGCAGCCGCCGCGCACCGCGCCGGTCAGGCAAACCGGAGCGCCGCAGACGGCGGCACCCGCCGCACCGGAGGCGAACACCGATCCGGGCAAGATCCGCTCGGTCGGACCGACCTTCATTCCGAACAATCGCTGAGGCGAGCGTCGCTCAGCCGTCGAAAACCTCGGTCGAGTCCCGGCGCGAGCGGGTCACCAGCGCGTGGTCGGGCTCGGGATCGCGGTCGCCATTGTCGCGAAAGCGGTTGGTGATCGGGTAGCGGCGGTCGCGGCCGAAGTTCTTGCGCGTCACTTTCACACCCGGCGCGGCCTGCCTGCGCTTGTATTCCGCGAGGTTGAGCAGCCGGTCGATGCGCAGCACGGTGTCGCGCTCGAAGCCCTCCCCCACGATCTCGGCGACCGACATGTCGCGTTCGACGAGCCGCTCCAGAATGCCGTCGAGAATGTCGTAAGGCGGCAGCGAGTCCTGATCGGTCTGGTTCTCGCGCAACTCCGCCGTCGGCGGGCGCGCGATGATGCTGACCGGAATGACCTTGCCGGACGGGCCGAGCGCGCCTTCCGGCTTCCACGAATTGCGCAGCGAGGACAGGCGAAACACTTCGGTCTTGTAGATATCCTTGATCGGGTTGAAGCCGCCGTTCATGTCGCCGTACAGCGTCGCGTAGCCGACCGACATTTCGGATTTGTTGCCGGTCGTCACCAGCATGTCGCCGAACTTGTTGGAGATCGCCATCAGCAGCACGCCGCGGGTGCGCGCCTGCAAATTCTCCTCGGTCACGTCGCGCGGTTTGCCCTTGAAAACATCCTTCAGGATGCCCTCGAAGCCATTCACGGCGGCGGCGATCGGCAGCACGTCATAACGGATGCCGAGACCGCGCGCGATCCGCGCCGCATCGTCGATCGACTCCTGCGCGGTGAAGCGGAACGGCAGCATCACGCCGCGTACGCGCTCGACGCCGATGGCATCGACCGCGATGGCAAGGCACAGCGCTGAATCGATGCCGCCGGAAACGCCGAGCAGCACGCCGGGAAAACCGTTCTTGCCGACATAGTCGCGCAATCCCAGAACGCAGGCGGCGTAGTCGGCGCGGTCGCCCTCGATCGGCGGCGCGGCCGGCCCCTTGCAGACCCATCCCTTCTCGCCCTTCGCCCACGTCAGCGTCGTGATGGCTTCCTCGAAACAGGGCAGCTGCGCCGCGAGCGAACGGTCGGCATTGAGCGCGAACGACGCGCCGTCGAACACCAGTTCGTCCTGACCGCCGACCTGATTGAGATAGACGAACGGCAGGCCGCTTTCGGTGATGCGCGCCACCGCCATCGACAGGCGGATGTCGTTCTTGCCGCGCGCGTAAGGCGAGCCGTTCGGCACGATCAGGATTTCGGCGCCGGTCTCGGCGAGGCATTCGACGACGTTCTCGTACTCCGCCGACTCCTCCATCCACGTGTCTTCGCAGATCGGCACGCCGACGCGCACGCCGCGAATGGTGAGCGGCCCCGCCGCAGGCCCCCGCGCGAAGATGCGCTTCTCGTCGAACACGCCGTAGTTCGGCAGGTTGGCCTTGAAGCGCAGACCGGCGATGCGCCCGCCATCCAAAAGCGCAACCGCGTTGTAGAGCTTGCCCTCCTCGACCCACGGCGTGCCGATCAGCACCGCCGGACCGCCATCGGAAGTCTCGCGCGCGAGCGTCTCGATCTCGGCGCGGCATCGCGCCTGAAACGAGGGCTTGAGGACGATGTCTTCCGGCGGATAGCCGCACAGGAAAAGCTCGGACAGCACCACGAGGGCGGCGCCATCCGCCGCCGCCTTCGCACGCGCGTCCCGCGCCCTGGCGGCGTTTCCGGCGATGTCTCCCACCGTCGGATTGAGCTGCGCCAGCGTTACTACGAATTTTGCGGATTCAGTCATGGGCCTGTTGTAGCCCGCACCGCGCGGCTTCCGCAATTGCGGGCTTTGCGGCGCATGTCAATCAGATGACCCCGATCCGCTCGGCGATGGCGAACAGCCACGTCAAACCGGCGATGGCGAGCATGACGCCGACCGCGGCCGATCCCATGTCCTTGACCCGGCCGATCTGCGGGTCGTGATCCAGCGTCAGACGATCGGCCAGCTTCTCGATCGCGGTGTTGAGGAGCTCCACCACAAGCACGAGGAGGACGACAACCACCAATTCCACCTTGCGCGCGGACGTGACCCCGACCAGCCACGACAAGGGAAACGATGCGACCAGCGCGACAACCTCCTCGCGGATCGCCTGTTCGGAGCGAAACGCGAAGAGAAGCCCGTTAAGGCTGTTGATGGTCGCGCGCCAGACGCGCAGCACGTCAGAGGCCAGCCACCGCAGGCAGCGGTTGCGCCTTGCGCTCCCGGCCCTGCTTGAGGAATTCCGCGATCAGGAATGCCATGTCGATGGACTGTTCGGCATTCAGGCGCGGATCGCAGACCGTGTGGTAACGGTCGTTGAGATCCTCGTCGGTGATGGCGCGCGCGCCGCCGATGCACTCGGTGACGTCCTGACCGGTCATCTCCAGATGCACGCCGCCGGCATGGGTGCCTTCCGCCGCGTGAACCTCGAAGAACGACTTCAGTTCGGACAGGATGCGGTCGAACGGCCGCGTCTTGTAGCCACTGGTCGAGGTGATGGTGTTGCCGTGCATCGGATCGCACGACCATACCACCGCCTTGCCTTCGCGCTGCACCGCGCGGATGAAGTGCGGCAGCGTGTCGCCGACCTTGTCCGCGCCCGAGCGGTTGATGAGCGTCAGGCGGCCCGGCTCGTTATCCGGGTTGAGGATGTCGATCAGCTTCAGGAGTTCGTCCGGCTTCAGCGACGGGCCGCACTTCAGGCCGATCGGATTCTTGATGCCACGGAAATACTCGACATGCCCGTGGTCGAGCTGGCGTGTGCGGTCGCCGACCCAGAGCATGTGCCCGGAGGTCGCGTACCAGTCGCCGGTGGTGGAATCGACGCGCGTCAACGCCTGCTCGTAGCCGAGCAGCAGCGCCTCGTGGCTGGTGTAGAACTCGGTCGCGCGCAATTCCGGATGGCTCTCGAGATTGAGGCCGCAGGCGCGCATGAAGTTCAGCGCGTCGGAAATGCGGTCCGCCAATTCCTTGTAGCGGCGCGACTGCTGCGAATCTTTCACGAAGCCGAGCATCCACTGATGCACGCTGCCAAGATTGGCGAAGCCGCCGGTCGCGAACGCGCGCAGCAGGTTGAGCGTCGCCGCCGACTGCCGGTAGGCCGCAAGCTGACGGCGCGGATCGGGCACCCGCGCTTCCGCCGTGAAGGCGATGTCGTTGACGATGTCGCCGCGATAGCTCGGCAGCTCAACGCCGTTGATCTTCTCGGTCGGCGAGGAACGCGGCTTGGCGAACTGACCGGCGATACGGCCGACCTTCACCACCGGCAGCGCACCGGCATAGGTCAGCACCACCGCCATTTGCAGGAAGACGCGGAAGAAGTCGCGGATGTTGTTGGCGCCATGCTCGGCGAAGCTCTCGGCGCAATCGCCGCCCTGCAACAGGAAGGCTTCGCCGGCGGCCACGCGGGCCAGCGACTTCTTCAGGTTGCGCGCCTCGCCCGCAAAAACCAGAGGCGGAAAGGTCGCAAGCTGCCCCTCGACATCCGCCAACGCCTTCGCGTCCGGATATTCCGGCACCTGCAACACCGGTTTCTTGCGCCAGCTATCGGGCGTCCACCGCTCAGCCATAATCGAAAACTCCTGCCTGATCGTCCCATGATCGGCCGGGGCTTATATACACAGCCCATGGTCCGCTTTCCACCCGCAATTCGTCCTGTCTGGTCAACCAGTTAAGCGGGGGTCCGCGCCCTGCCCGGTCTTGAGCGGAATCCTGGCGCGAAAAGGCCGCCGCCAGTTAGGGACCGGCGGCGGCCTTGCGATCACCTGTCATTCCGGGAGGCGGCAAAGCCGCAGACCCGGAATCCAGAACGTCCGGATTCCGGGATCGCTCGCTTTGCTCGCGCCCCGGAATGACTCGTCGTCAGTCGGCGATGCGGATGCCCGCCGGACCGTTCACCTTCAGCGAGGCGCTCTTTTTCAGCTTCTTGCCGTCGAAGTCGAACACCATGATCTCGTTCTCGATCATGCACTGGACCAGCACCTTCCTGGCATCCTTGTTGAAGGTCACGCCCTGGCACCAGTGGCCGACATTCGTCTGCGTCACGAAGGACAGCTTCTTGTCCTTGAGGCGATAGATCTTCAGGAAGCCGTGGTCATTATAGATCGGCGCGGACCTGGACTTGTTCGAGCCGTTCATGACCGCAAGCGCAAGATACTGCCCGTCGCGCGAAAGCGTCATCCCCTCGGGCGTCGGGCCGACGGTAACCGCATCGATGGTGCGCGGCGGATTGGCCTTCACGTCGATGATGCTCACCGTGTCGTCATCGCCGTTGCCGTTGTTGAGGCCGAGATCGGCCACCACCGCCACGTCGCCCTTCGGCGACATGTTGATGCCGTAGGGCCGCAGACCCGCGCCGACATCGCGTTTGGTGTATTCGACCTTGTCGCCGTCGATCTTCAGCACCGACACCTTGTTGTCGCCGTCGCGGGTGACGAAAGCGAGCTTGCCGTCCGGGGTGAACGCCACCGCGCAGGGACCGGATTTCGGCGCGCCGAAATCGACCTTGCCGGCGGGCGTCAGCGTCTTGCCGCTGATCTTGAAGATCGAGACGGTGCCATCATTGCGATTGGCGACGAGCGCCAGATTTCCCGCGGGATTGATGGTGACGCCCGCAGCACCCGGACCTGCTTCCAGCGTCGCGGTCACGACCGGCGGCTTCGCCTTGAGGTCGATCACCGAGAGCCTGTTATCGGGCACGACCTTCTTGCTCTCGGCATCGACCTTCATCGCGCCGGTGACAAGCGCGATCGATTCATCCCTGGCGATGGCGACGCTGGTCGGCGGTCCCACCGCGCTGGCGGGCGCGGCCACCTCGCCGATGATCTTCGGCGGCGTCTGGTTGAGATCGATGATGGACACGGAATCCGCCACGAGCGGATTGCGCATCTCGGGCTTGCCGTCATTCAGCGCCGATTTGCCGTCATTGGCGGACACGGCGATCTGGGCCGTCGCCGCCACCGGCGTCAGCAACGCAAGCGCCACGACGAGGGCGCAGGTCTGCGGTACTCGATGAACCATGGATGTTCTCTCCCCCCGGTGTTTTTTGAGCAAGCCGGTACCCGGGCAGCCCCGGCCTGACAATGCAGCTAACACCGTCGCGGGTAAATTCGTCCACTACGAAGTTGGTCGGGAGTTATTCCGCCGCTTGCCGCACATGCCGCGCCGTGGGCGTGCGCATGGTGACGAGTTCTTCGGCGCTCGTCGGATGCAAGGCCATGGTGGCGTCGAAGTCGGCCTTGGTCGCCTTCATCCTGATGGCGATGGCCACCACCTGCGTCAATTCGGCAGCTTCGGGGCCGACGATATGGCAGCCGAGAACGCGATCCGTGGAGCCATCGACAATAAGCTTCATCAGCACGCGGCTTTCGCTGCCGGACATCGTCGCCTTGATCGGGCGGAAATCGACCTTGTAGATATCGACGCGGTCATACCGCGCCCGTGCCGCCTCTTCGGTGAGCCCCACCGTGCCGACCTGCGGCTGCGAGAACACCGCGGTCGGAATGCTGTCGTGATCGACCACGACCGGCTTGTGGCCGAACACCGTGTCGGCGAAGGCGTGCCCTTCCCTGATCGCCACCGGCGTCAGGTTGATGCGATGGGTGACGTCTCCCACCGCATAGATGTGCGCAACATTGGTGCGCGAATGCTCATCGACAGCGATGCCGCCGTTGGCGGGGTTGAGCGAAACGCCGGCCTTTTCCAGCCCCAGCCCGTTGACGCAAGGATGACGGCCGATGGCGAACATCACCTGATCGGCGGCGACGCTGGAACCGTTCGACAGATGCGCGGTGAAAGTGTCGCCGTGGCGTTCCACGCGATCGACCGTGCAGGAGGTCAGAAGCGTGACGCCCGCCTTCTCCATCTCGCCACGGACATGCCTGCGCACATCTTCGTCGAAGCCGCGCAGGATGTTGTCGCCGCGATAGATCAGCGTCACGTCCACGCCGAGGCCGTTGAAGATCGAGGCGAACTCGAGCGCGATATAGCCGCCGCCCTGGATGACGATGCGTTCGGGGAATTTCTCCAGATGGAAAACCTCGTTCGAGGAAATCACATGCTCGATGCCGGGAATCGCCGCGCCATGATTGGGCATGCCGCCGGTCGCGATCAGGACGTGTTCGGCTGTGACCTTTTCGCCGGTCGAGAGCCGCAGCGTGTGCGGGTCCTCGAACACCGCGCGCGCCTTCACCGTCCGCGCCCCGGCCTTTTCCAGATTGGTCGCATAGATGCCTTCGAGGCGCGCGATTTCCTTATCCTTGTTGGCGATCAGGGTGGTCCAGTCAAAATTCGCTTCGGGAATGGTCCAGCCAAACCCGGCGGCGTCCTTCACCTCGGTCGAGACCAGCGAGGCCAGCATCATCAGCTTCTTCGGCACGCAGCCGCGGATCACGCAGGTGCCGCCGAAGCGATATTCCTCGGCGATCATGACACGCGCGCCATAACCGGCGGCGATGCGGGCCGCGCGGACGCCGCCGGAGCCGCCCCCGATCAC
The nucleotide sequence above comes from [Pseudomonas] carboxydohydrogena. Encoded proteins:
- the cimA gene encoding citramalate synthase, whose product is MSRERLYLFDTTLRDGAQTSGVDFTLHDKRVIAQMLDDLGLDYVEGGYPGANPADSEFFSTHPKFARAKFTAFGMVRRAGRSASNDPGFVGVLEAKADAFCLVAKSSAYQVRVALETTKEENIAAIRDSIGAAAKKGGEAMLDCEHFFDGYKEDPEFALACAKAAYESGARWVVLCDTNGGTMPEEITKIIGEVTKHIPGTHLGIHAHDDTGQAVANSLAAVRAGVRQIQGTLNGLGERCGNANLCSLIPTLKLKQPFADQFEIGVSDAKLATLTHVSRALDDILNRVPDRHAPYVGENAFVTKTGIHASALMKDPHTYEHIAPEAVGNRRQVLVSDQAGRSNVLAALERAGIAFDKNDPKVTRLVEEMKEREAGGYAYESADASFELLARRTLGHVPDYFRVVQFDVNVEQRTNGKGPQTVALAVVKVEVAGEVLISAAEGNGPVNALDVALRKDLGKYQKYIDGLKLTDYRVRILNGGTEAVTRVLIESEDENGARWTTIGVSSNVIDASFQALMDSLTYKLVKSGAPA
- a CDS encoding TIGR00730 family Rossman fold protein, giving the protein MTKTNTIKTVCVYCGSGPGTDPQFMQAASALGKAFAEEGIGLVYGGGSIGLMGAVANGVLDHGGKVTGIIPDFLTARENALDRAQELIVTKNMHERKQLMFEYSDAFVALPGGIGTLEELVEQMTWAQLGRHAKPVLLANIGNFWEPLLSLLAHMRQTEFIRQGLAVNFLTANRVEDIVPKLRAAAPDGPAVLQPAEAVTAQM
- the cysS gene encoding cysteine--tRNA ligase, whose protein sequence is MDLKLYDTLSKEKRAFVPLDPRNVRMYVCGPTVYDFAHIGNARPVIVFDVLFRLLRHIYGENHVTYVRNITDVDDKINDRALRDYPGLPLNEAIRKVTEKTATQFHADVDALGCLPPTVEPRATDFVLPRTDGKADMVSLIKTLIDRGHAYPANGEVLFDTASMPDYGKLSGRKLEDQQAGARIAVDAHKKNPADFVLWKQSSADEPGWDSPWGWGRPGWHIECSAMSAAYLGDVFDIHGGGLDLIFPHHENEIAQSRCAHGTHAMANYWLHNGFLQVEGEKMSKSLGNFVTINDLLKDWPGEVVRLNMLKTHYRSPIDWTVKGLEESAKVLDDWYATAGDVAGSKPAGAVLDTLADDLNTAQTVAALHGLRHQAEKGGEAPRAEFVASLRLLGFLAQTQADWDARKQQASGVDAAQVTALIADRTAARARKDWKESDRIRDELAAMGVAIKDSKEGTTWEIAR
- a CDS encoding DUF2865 domain-containing protein; translation: MLPRSLPMLAVLAVAGLSAPAFAQNFAPGGGQGSPMCQRLEGQLAAIDRSQGGGDAGKADQIRRYEDAANRQQAELERVQARARDQGCDSSGFFSLFNGRSAQCGPINNQIQQMRQNLDQITSNLERLRAGSANGADDPQRRSVILALAQNNCGPQYANMARSGNFLSNLFGGGPSDNNGAVDPNAPQSGTYRTVCVKSCDGSYFPISFATVPSRFADDERTCKSLCPNAQVTLYTYHNPGEDIAQAVSINGQPYSQSPNAFHFRTQYDKTCSCRAPGQSWADALKNVDTSSGAEQGDITVTEDRARRMSQPPRTAPVRQTGAPQTAAPAAPEANTDPGKIRSVGPTFIPNNR
- a CDS encoding DUF6796 family protein, which translates into the protein MNSQSPPRDSLHCWFRLAGIAGIIGALFWIAGDAMIIGAKAQLSDYPLLLQTYAGRIGFGALDMMLPSSEARLAAGALVANVGIVFYLAGSWHLFRALRPAGPKLAWATFILLMCGNAWSPLGHAAFYYVGMVYKTVLEVPEAAHGALLALGEHFHRVLMIAWLLPVVTLGLALLLLAIAIARGGTLYPRWIALLFNPVTFLAIGIGVPHLLPQPLHTWFEGAGFNIGWLFVYGLSTALLWRGPATSAAERQAGAPDFTSL
- a CDS encoding GNAT family N-acetyltransferase codes for the protein MAQALRKVGLRPFLPADTSILAAIFIASIEELTEDSYSEAQREAWASRAEDEAAFGKKLGAQLTLVATVQGSPVGFASLRGADHLDMLFVHPGAVRQGVASTLCDAIEKLAAARGAARISVDASDSAQEFFAGRGYLGQRRNSISIGDEWLANTTMTKALGDTPSNDNPGLAS